Proteins found in one Coriobacteriia bacterium genomic segment:
- a CDS encoding heavy metal translocating P-type ATPase, which yields QADVGIAMGAGTDVAMETGVIVLIKNDLRDAVTAIDLSRATMRKIRQNFVWALGYNTVLIPVAAVGLLSPFPWIAGAAMAFSSVSVVTNSLLLRRFKPRKRVVTPAITPAVTEVAE from the coding sequence TCAGGCCGACGTGGGAATCGCCATGGGTGCGGGTACCGACGTGGCCATGGAGACCGGCGTCATCGTGCTCATCAAGAACGACCTGCGCGACGCCGTGACCGCGATCGACCTCTCCCGAGCCACCATGCGTAAGATTCGTCAGAACTTCGTGTGGGCCCTTGGCTACAACACGGTGCTCATCCCCGTCGCAGCCGTCGGCCTTCTCTCGCCGTTCCCGTGGATTGCCGGCGCCGCCATGGCGTTTTCCTCGGTATCGGTCGTGACCAACTCGCTGCTGTTGCGCCGCTTCAAGCCGCGCAAGCGCGTCGTCACTCCCGCCATCACCCCCGCTGTGACTGAGGTCGCAGAATGA